In one window of Methanosarcina vacuolata Z-761 DNA:
- a CDS encoding ABC transporter ATP-binding protein: MHTIEFESVSKSFSEKTILEDISFSVNQGEIFGLLGPNGAGKTTLIRLLLDILRPDSGEIRVFGDFLSPDAKNRIGYLPEERGLYKKTRLLDMLVYLAQLKGVPEKQAHLKAESLLKSLELDQHKNKKVEELSKGMQQKIQFLSAIIHEPELLILDEPFSGLDPVNTKTVMDRILGLRAAGKTIILSTHMMEQAQALCDRILMLNKGRRVLYGSVDDIRREHGKNSLIVEFAEKGDLNAIREISGIKKVIEHGKSVEIFPEEEISVQILLEELVQKANLIRFEKKLPSLNEIFIQTLESASNE, translated from the coding sequence ATGCATACTATAGAATTTGAAAGCGTATCAAAGTCTTTTTCAGAAAAGACTATTCTCGAGGATATATCGTTTTCAGTGAATCAGGGCGAGATCTTCGGGCTTCTCGGGCCAAACGGGGCGGGAAAAACCACGCTTATAAGGCTTCTTCTTGATATTCTCAGGCCGGACTCCGGGGAAATACGCGTTTTTGGAGATTTTCTGAGCCCGGATGCAAAAAACAGAATCGGGTACCTTCCCGAAGAACGGGGGTTGTATAAGAAAACGAGACTTCTTGATATGCTGGTTTATCTTGCACAGCTTAAAGGCGTACCAGAAAAACAGGCACATTTAAAAGCCGAATCCCTTCTCAAATCCCTGGAATTAGATCAACATAAAAACAAAAAAGTTGAAGAACTTTCCAAGGGAATGCAGCAGAAAATCCAGTTCCTTTCCGCAATTATCCATGAACCTGAACTCTTAATCCTTGATGAACCCTTTTCCGGGCTTGACCCTGTAAATACGAAGACAGTTATGGACAGAATCCTGGGACTCAGGGCAGCAGGAAAAACAATAATCCTCTCCACACATATGATGGAACAGGCCCAGGCACTTTGTGACAGGATCCTTATGCTTAATAAAGGCAGGAGAGTACTTTACGGTTCTGTAGATGATATCCGGAGAGAGCATGGAAAAAACTCTCTGATTGTAGAATTTGCAGAAAAAGGAGATTTGAACGCAATTCGGGAAATTTCTGGCATAAAGAAAGTAATAGAACATGGAAAATCGGTTGAAATTTTCCCTGAAGAAGAAATAAGCGTCCAGATCCTTCTTGAGGAGCTTGTCCAGAAAGCAAACCTCATACGTTTTGAAAAAAAGCTTCCTTCTCTTAATGAGATCTTTATTCAAACTCTGGAGAGTGCTTCCAATGAATAG
- a CDS encoding ABC transporter permease: MNSFSKKTFIVARHEFLKTIKRKEFLFMTLFFPVLFAGISVVPAMISGMSPTEDQRVGYIDMTGSFEFPESIQSEGFSLEPSETKTSVVEFVMYRDISDASQALQAGKISSYLVIPEDFLKTGTIELYSLEKESSMQNMGLSSGLSNIVITSLLKDKVDELTLNRVQDPVNIKFYNVGETGESSEQGINDIFASFGLPFLTAFFLFFSIFSSSGFLLRGVAEEKENRIIEILLSSATPFEILTGKIFGLGAVGLLQVVIWLAVISLSSGYALTVKIEPVTLFLAVIYFIFGFLFFASVMAGIGAITSSLQESQQIAGIFTFVAAFPLIFVQMIVTSPNSLFSVFLSLFPISAPVAMLARMGTTSVPLYQILASIFILLISVYVVILLSSRIFRTYLLMYGKRPKVKEIWKNIWTESRSMNKGT, translated from the coding sequence ATGAATAGTTTTTCCAAAAAAACCTTTATTGTTGCAAGGCATGAGTTCCTGAAAACAATAAAGCGTAAAGAATTTCTTTTTATGACCCTCTTCTTTCCCGTCCTGTTTGCAGGAATCAGTGTTGTTCCTGCAATGATTTCAGGTATGAGCCCAACTGAAGACCAGAGAGTAGGTTATATTGATATGACTGGCTCTTTCGAATTTCCAGAATCAATACAGAGCGAAGGCTTTTCTCTAGAGCCCTCAGAGACAAAAACCTCAGTTGTAGAATTTGTAATGTACAGGGACATTTCCGATGCAAGTCAAGCCTTACAGGCAGGAAAGATTTCTTCCTACCTCGTTATTCCTGAAGACTTTCTTAAAACCGGAACAATAGAACTGTATAGCCTTGAAAAAGAATCATCTATGCAAAATATGGGGCTGTCCTCCGGACTCTCGAATATCGTTATTACTTCCCTCCTTAAGGACAAAGTGGACGAGCTAACTCTCAACAGGGTCCAGGATCCGGTTAACATCAAGTTTTATAATGTGGGAGAGACCGGAGAGTCTTCTGAGCAGGGTATTAATGATATCTTTGCCAGCTTTGGTCTTCCTTTTCTTACAGCTTTTTTCCTCTTCTTCAGCATTTTTTCATCATCCGGCTTTCTGCTTCGCGGAGTTGCCGAAGAAAAAGAAAATAGGATTATAGAAATTTTGTTGTCCTCGGCAACTCCTTTTGAAATCCTTACAGGCAAGATCTTTGGCCTTGGCGCAGTCGGCCTTCTGCAGGTTGTAATCTGGCTTGCGGTAATATCGCTCAGTAGCGGGTATGCCCTTACTGTAAAAATCGAGCCTGTTACTCTCTTCCTTGCTGTCATTTATTTCATATTTGGTTTCCTATTTTTTGCCAGTGTGATGGCAGGAATCGGGGCTATCACCAGTTCCCTTCAGGAGAGCCAGCAAATTGCAGGAATTTTTACGTTTGTAGCTGCATTTCCCCTCATATTCGTGCAAATGATCGTTACAAGCCCGAACAGCTTATTTTCAGTCTTTCTTTCTCTCTTTCCCATTAGTGCGCCTGTAGCCATGCTTGCCAGGATGGGAACTACATCTGTGCCTCTTTACCAGATCCTTGCCAGCATCTTCATCCTGTTGATTTCGGTTTATGTTGTGATCCTGCTTTCCAGCCGGATTTTCAGGACTTATCTACTCATGTACGGGAAAAGACCGAAAGTAAAGGAAATATGGAAGAATATATGGACGGAATCCAGATCAATGAACAAAGGAACCTAA
- a CDS encoding PAS domain-containing protein has protein sequence MTYLISEDAGSDELEPIAVAVHSLVGLPTTIRSLNRKGLRLEKGQILDRKYTGPVLEEVLRTGETIRGVPKEGTYLGRNVVVSPIFSEDGKVIAAIGIVDLLSVLEMQEIIRTVVNNSPAVVFLWKNEEKWPSEFVSENVVQFGYTVEDFISGRVLYGDIIHPDDLKRVEDSLKERIRRGEVDFNIEYRIFTKVGDLHWVNERAFIQRSPDGKVTHFQGLVLDVTERKESEEALRKSLETQKLLRTIINNSQAVAFLWENKENLPTVYVSENITKFGYRVEDFTSGKIPYNSIIHKDDIGPVIETLKRNIAEKQDYFDVEYRIFTGDGKMLWVEEKTFIQRDEEGKVTHFQGLVVDITERKEAHKMLEIQRELGKELSTTWNLQTILNLVLDSCLQINGLDVGVIYLKDELLDQLNLVSYRGISLEFRETVSRYKADSLEARQILIGKPIYSLEFYSDTMVDAVKREGIKSVAIIPLNYRGEIVGSLNFASHTLDKIPWSIRNFIESIALQVVNYIAPVCIQAELS, from the coding sequence ATTACTTATTTAATATCTGAAGATGCGGGATCTGATGAACTTGAGCCTATAGCGGTCGCAGTACACTCTCTTGTTGGGCTTCCAACTACTATCCGGAGCCTCAATCGAAAGGGACTTCGCCTGGAGAAAGGTCAAATCCTTGATAGAAAATATACGGGCCCTGTACTCGAAGAGGTGCTCAGGACCGGCGAAACCATACGTGGAGTGCCCAAGGAAGGCACGTATCTTGGCAGGAACGTGGTTGTTTCTCCAATTTTCTCAGAGGACGGGAAGGTTATTGCAGCAATAGGAATTGTGGATTTACTTTCTGTCCTTGAGATGCAGGAAATAATCAGGACAGTTGTAAATAACAGTCCTGCAGTGGTATTTCTCTGGAAAAATGAAGAAAAATGGCCTTCTGAGTTTGTCTCTGAAAATGTGGTCCAGTTTGGGTACACAGTGGAGGACTTTATTTCAGGCAGGGTCCTGTATGGAGATATTATCCACCCTGATGACCTGAAGAGAGTGGAGGATTCGCTTAAAGAGCGTATCCGGAGAGGTGAAGTTGACTTCAATATAGAGTACAGAATCTTTACAAAAGTTGGCGATCTCCACTGGGTAAATGAAAGGGCATTTATTCAGCGAAGTCCTGACGGAAAAGTGACTCACTTTCAAGGGCTTGTGCTGGACGTAACTGAGAGAAAAGAGAGCGAAGAAGCTCTCCGAAAGTCTTTGGAGACTCAGAAACTCTTGAGAACTATAATAAATAACAGCCAGGCAGTAGCTTTTTTGTGGGAAAACAAAGAAAACCTGCCAACAGTGTACGTTTCAGAAAACATAACTAAGTTCGGATATAGAGTAGAAGATTTTACTTCAGGAAAAATCCCTTACAATAGCATTATTCACAAAGATGATATAGGCCCAGTTATTGAAACCCTCAAACGCAACATTGCAGAGAAACAGGATTACTTCGACGTTGAATATAGAATTTTTACGGGGGATGGAAAAATGCTCTGGGTAGAAGAGAAAACTTTTATCCAGAGAGATGAGGAAGGAAAAGTAACTCATTTCCAGGGCCTTGTAGTTGATATTACAGAAAGGAAAGAAGCCCATAAAATGCTTGAGATCCAGCGAGAACTCGGAAAGGAACTGAGTACTACCTGGAACCTCCAGACAATACTCAACCTGGTTCTTGATTCCTGCCTTCAAATAAACGGACTTGATGTAGGGGTTATATACCTCAAGGACGAACTCCTGGACCAGCTAAACCTGGTTTCATATAGGGGAATTTCCCTCGAGTTTAGAGAAACAGTTTCCAGATATAAGGCAGATTCTCTGGAGGCAAGGCAAATTTTGATTGGAAAGCCCATATACTCACTGGAGTTCTACTCCGATACAATGGTTGACGCAGTAAAGAGGGAAGGAATAAAATCTGTTGCCATAATTCCTCTTAACTATAGAGGAGAGATTGTGGGCAGCCTGAACTTCGCCTCCCATACCCTTGATAAGATTCCCTGGAGTATCCGAAACTTCATTGAGAGCATTGCTCTCCAGGTGGTAAACTATATCGCTCCAGTCTGTATTCAAGCAGAACTTTCATAA
- a CDS encoding TRM11 family SAM-dependent methyltransferase — translation MLYAFELSGEHEELPVAEVFACLKIEGLDFRAHTIIDQCLVVEITGKQEDVEKILRGPITDRLAMTHHILKVVGITENTPDAILNLAEAFDLSGYIKEGQSFVVRAKRIKHHVDFPGEFLEQKVGGCIYRKGFRANLKTPDVEFRVILSEKAVLGILLSSIDRSAYEARTPQNKPFFHPGVLMPRVARALANLSGIKPGELFLDLFCGTAGILVEAGLMGARVIGIDAQEKLVTGAHMNLEAFKLDYALMEGDACRVPLKEETINAVVTDPPYGRSAAILGGSLEELYSCALSEIERVLKPGGIAVVVSDKAAAEYGEKAGLKVLKIYSQRVHRSLTRTITVFQKELKNENGKRE, via the coding sequence ATGTTATACGCTTTTGAACTTTCTGGAGAACATGAAGAACTGCCCGTTGCCGAAGTATTTGCCTGTCTCAAAATTGAAGGACTTGATTTTCGGGCCCATACTATTATTGACCAGTGCCTGGTAGTGGAAATAACTGGCAAACAAGAGGATGTGGAAAAAATCCTTCGAGGCCCGATAACTGACAGACTGGCAATGACCCACCATATCCTGAAGGTCGTTGGGATTACCGAAAATACGCCGGATGCAATCCTGAACCTTGCAGAAGCCTTTGATTTATCAGGCTACATAAAGGAAGGGCAAAGTTTTGTGGTCAGAGCAAAGCGAATCAAACATCATGTGGATTTTCCGGGCGAGTTTCTGGAACAGAAAGTCGGAGGATGTATTTACAGGAAAGGCTTCAGGGCAAACCTGAAAACCCCTGACGTGGAATTCAGAGTGATCCTGAGTGAAAAAGCTGTATTAGGAATTCTCCTGTCCTCTATCGACAGAAGTGCATATGAAGCCAGAACTCCCCAGAATAAACCTTTTTTCCATCCCGGTGTCCTTATGCCGAGAGTTGCACGCGCCCTTGCAAATCTCTCTGGAATAAAGCCAGGAGAACTCTTTCTGGACCTATTTTGCGGCACGGCAGGAATTCTTGTTGAAGCCGGGCTTATGGGAGCAAGGGTTATAGGAATTGATGCCCAGGAAAAACTTGTTACGGGTGCCCATATGAACCTTGAAGCCTTTAAACTGGATTATGCCCTGATGGAAGGAGATGCCTGCAGGGTTCCGTTAAAGGAAGAAACAATAAATGCAGTCGTCACTGACCCACCCTACGGTAGATCGGCAGCAATTCTCGGCGGGTCCCTGGAAGAACTTTATTCCTGCGCTCTTAGTGAGATTGAGCGTGTCCTTAAGCCTGGAGGCATCGCAGTTGTAGTTTCGGATAAAGCTGCAGCGGAATACGGAGAAAAGGCAGGGCTTAAGGTTCTTAAGATTTACTCCCAGAGAGTACATCGAAGCCTTACCCGGACAATAACTGTTTTTCAGAAAGAATTGAAGAATGAGAATGGCAAACGGGAATGA
- the truA gene encoding tRNA pseudouridine(38-40) synthase TruA: MRVALKLAYIGTEFHGSQIQPNVETVEGELFKALRNLGIIESPKSANYICAGRTDAGVHALGQVFAFDTDKMNLAIPRVINSELPSGIWVWAHAEVPLSFDARRDAISRHYRYVMSGREYDISKIREASKFLLGTHDFENFSRTNGEKSTVRTIERIDARIDGELIKIDVVGNSFLWNMVRKIVTALSMIGNGVRDTDWLLQMLNPDIYEEGIEPAPAYGLTLLKVNYNEKIEWIEDSYSIRRASEQNQKRILRHRVMAEVLEELISHE; this comes from the coding sequence ATGAGAGTCGCTTTAAAACTTGCATACATAGGCACCGAGTTTCACGGCTCCCAGATCCAGCCCAATGTCGAGACTGTGGAGGGAGAACTCTTCAAGGCTCTTCGGAATCTCGGGATTATAGAAAGCCCCAAGTCTGCGAATTATATCTGCGCTGGCAGAACCGATGCCGGGGTTCATGCCCTTGGACAGGTTTTCGCTTTTGACACGGATAAAATGAACCTGGCAATTCCAAGAGTAATAAATTCCGAACTTCCCTCGGGAATCTGGGTCTGGGCTCACGCGGAAGTGCCCCTAAGCTTTGATGCCAGAAGAGATGCGATTTCCAGACACTACCGCTATGTAATGAGCGGAAGAGAGTATGATATCTCCAAAATCAGGGAAGCTTCTAAATTTCTGCTTGGGACGCACGATTTTGAAAACTTTTCGCGAACCAATGGAGAAAAAAGTACGGTTCGAACCATAGAAAGGATCGATGCCCGAATAGATGGAGAGCTTATAAAAATCGATGTTGTTGGAAATAGTTTCCTCTGGAATATGGTCCGGAAAATCGTAACCGCCCTTTCCATGATAGGCAACGGGGTGCGTGATACCGATTGGCTGCTCCAGATGCTGAATCCGGATATTTATGAAGAAGGTATCGAGCCTGCTCCTGCATATGGATTGACCCTTCTGAAAGTTAATTATAACGAGAAAATAGAATGGATTGAAGACAGTTATTCTATCAGGAGAGCAAGCGAGCAGAACCAGAAACGTATCCTCAGACACAGGGTTATGGCAGAAGTGCTGGAAGAACTGATCTCCCATGAGTAA
- a CDS encoding ArsR/SmtB family transcription factor encodes MDGLKDQDELSEVGDPLPGPGQMEQGGKVLVLPVNGESRKITQILSNETSIKILELLGKKSMSATSIAEELELPLTTVKYNLDSLIESDLIKIKQIKWSKKGRQVKIYESAEKLIVLVPSKSSIDKLSLVSLLQKYLGVIVAVFFASAGIEYFSAYMKAKRVIDATAPLRMKTMETFDNSSPEQMVLGINESNNVSPKIALDQQVPEGVSNASSGVPESGAGNLSYGVETDPTQGVAEVPMSTPDGLNSVQGCSSIPPEGLAHASGIHGLYDMLSLHPGFWFLLGCLFIVVLLIVREVYYKNKAK; translated from the coding sequence ATGGACGGGCTTAAAGATCAAGATGAGTTATCGGAAGTCGGCGACCCCCTGCCGGGGCCTGGGCAAATGGAGCAGGGCGGCAAGGTACTTGTTCTTCCGGTAAATGGAGAATCCAGAAAGATCACTCAGATTCTTTCCAATGAAACATCAATAAAGATTCTTGAGTTGCTCGGGAAAAAAAGCATGTCTGCAACCAGTATTGCAGAGGAGCTGGAACTTCCCCTTACTACTGTTAAGTATAATCTTGACTCCCTTATAGAATCCGATCTTATAAAAATCAAACAAATAAAGTGGAGCAAGAAAGGACGGCAGGTAAAAATCTACGAGTCAGCCGAAAAACTTATTGTCCTCGTTCCTTCAAAAAGTTCTATAGACAAACTCTCTCTCGTAAGCCTGCTGCAAAAGTACCTCGGAGTAATAGTAGCTGTCTTTTTTGCATCTGCGGGTATAGAGTATTTTTCAGCTTACATGAAGGCAAAAAGGGTTATTGATGCAACTGCTCCTTTGAGAATGAAGACTATGGAAACATTTGACAATTCTTCTCCAGAGCAAATGGTCCTGGGAATAAACGAGAGCAATAACGTAAGCCCAAAAATAGCTCTCGACCAGCAGGTGCCTGAGGGAGTTTCGAATGCAAGCTCTGGAGTTCCTGAATCCGGAGCAGGAAATCTGTCCTATGGAGTGGAAACTGACCCGACTCAGGGAGTTGCTGAAGTCCCAATGTCCACACCGGATGGTTTAAACTCTGTACAGGGGTGTTCTTCTATCCCGCCTGAAGGGTTAGCTCATGCAAGCGGGATTCACGGGCTTTATGACATGCTTTCTCTTCACCCCGGGTTCTGGTTCCTGTTAGGGTGTCTTTTTATAGTAGTCTTACTGATTGTAAGAGAAGTCTATTATAAGAATAAAGCCAAGTAG
- a CDS encoding formate--phosphoribosylaminoimidazolecarboxamide ligase: MITKQQVLEFLKNYDLENITIATICSHSSLQIFDGARKEGFRTLGICVGKPPKFYEAFPKAKPDEYLVVDSYADIMNKAEELRKKNTIIIPHGSVVAYLGTENFAEMAVPTFGNRAVLEWESDRDKEREWLLGAGIHMPGKIDDPHDINGPVMVKYDGAKGGKGFFVAKTYEEFNELIDHTQKYTIQEFITGTRYYLHYFYSPIRNEGYTLSQGSLELLSMDRRVESNADEIFRLGSPRELVEAGIRPTYVVTGNVPLVARESLLPLIFSLGERVVEESLGLFGGMIGSFCLETVFTDTLEIKVFEISARIVAGTNLYISGSPYADLMEENLSTGRRIAREIKVAAQTGQLDKIIS, from the coding sequence ATGATCACAAAACAGCAGGTTCTTGAATTTCTGAAAAATTACGATTTAGAAAACATTACTATTGCAACAATTTGCTCCCACTCAAGCCTTCAAATTTTTGACGGAGCTCGGAAAGAAGGCTTCAGAACTCTGGGAATCTGCGTCGGCAAGCCCCCTAAATTTTATGAGGCTTTTCCCAAAGCAAAACCCGATGAGTACCTTGTCGTCGATAGCTATGCCGATATAATGAACAAGGCTGAGGAACTTCGAAAGAAAAACACCATCATTATCCCTCACGGCTCAGTAGTTGCTTACCTTGGCACGGAAAATTTTGCAGAGATGGCCGTACCCACTTTTGGAAACCGGGCTGTGCTCGAATGGGAATCGGATAGAGATAAAGAGCGTGAGTGGCTTCTTGGGGCAGGCATTCATATGCCCGGGAAAATCGATGATCCCCACGATATCAATGGCCCTGTAATGGTCAAGTACGACGGGGCAAAAGGAGGAAAAGGTTTCTTCGTCGCAAAAACTTACGAAGAATTCAATGAACTCATAGACCATACCCAGAAGTACACGATTCAGGAATTTATTACCGGAACCCGTTATTACCTTCATTACTTCTACTCCCCTATCCGAAACGAAGGATACACTTTAAGCCAGGGCAGCCTTGAACTTCTGAGCATGGACCGCAGGGTAGAATCCAATGCGGATGAGATCTTCAGGCTCGGTTCACCCAGAGAACTCGTAGAAGCAGGAATCCGCCCGACATATGTGGTCACAGGAAACGTTCCCCTGGTAGCAAGAGAATCACTCTTACCCCTTATCTTCTCTCTTGGAGAAAGGGTAGTTGAAGAATCTCTTGGCCTCTTTGGTGGGATGATAGGTTCTTTCTGCCTTGAGACCGTCTTTACGGATACGCTTGAGATTAAAGTCTTTGAGATCTCGGCCAGAATTGTTGCAGGGACAAACCTTTACATTTCAGGTTCTCCTTATGCCGACCTGATGGAAGAAAACCTCTCAACCGGAAGAAGAATAGCCCGGGAAATCAAAGTAGCAGCTCAGACAGGCCAGCTGGATAAAATAATATCTTGA